Proteins found in one Alphaproteobacteria bacterium genomic segment:
- a CDS encoding GTP-binding protein, whose translation MGKEKFSRTKPHCNIGTIGHVDHGKTTLTAAITKVLAESGGA comes from the coding sequence ATGGGGAAGGAGAAGTTTTCGCGGACGAAGCCGCACTGCAACATTGGGACTATTGGTCATGTTGACCATGGGAAGACGACGCTGACGGCGGCGATCACGAAGGTTCTTGCGGAATCTGGCGGTGCGA